Proteins encoded together in one Meles meles chromosome 7, mMelMel3.1 paternal haplotype, whole genome shotgun sequence window:
- the LOC123946271 gene encoding sterile alpha motif domain-containing protein 1-like, protein MGGGGGDERAAAPAPPVPLRPPHSPALIRRACPRRRSARVRATAAAEPSSPRRGHGGRRRAGRLPPPPLSASRSAPGSPAAAAASARGSGSSRGAACPCGAERRAGVGTVLPSALQSPVLPARMLGRPPPPSAPAPAAAPAPPRPVAASSLCPGSRSAAEEAGPVPARPRAEWGVGTGGRASRRQAWKPQTARLEAQRLDALPLPLSASSTSPGPNAGTRGEEQTEPRSGLLVMNVQSLH, encoded by the coding sequence atgggcggcggcggcggcgacgagCGGGCGGCGGCCCCGGCTCCCCCGGTTCCCCTTCGGCCTCCGCACTCGCCCGCCCTAATCCGGCGGGCCTGTCCGCGGCGGAGGAGCGCTCGGGTCCGCGCGACTGCGGCCGCCGAGCCTAGCTCACCCCGCCGCGGCCATGGCGGGCGGCGCCGCGCAggccgcctcccccccccccccctcagcgCTTCCCGGTCTGCGCCCGGgtccccggcggcggcggcggcctccGCAAGAGGTTCCGGTTCAAGCCGGGGAGCCGCGTGTCCGTGCGGGGCGGAACGGCGGGCGGGCGTGGGCACGGTTCTCCCCTCGGCGCTGCAAAGCCCGGTGCTGCCCGCGAGGATGCTCGGGCGCCCTCCCCCGCCGTCGGCGCCCGCCCCCGCcgcagcccccgccccgccccgccccgtcgCCGCCTCTTCCCTGTGCCCTGGAAGCAGATCGGCGGCGGAGGAGGCAGGTCCCGTGCCAGCGCGGCCCCGCGCAGAGTGGGGGGTCGGGACCGGGGGTCGCGCTTCACGCAGGCAGGCTTGGAAACCACAGACCGCGCGGTTGGAAGCTCAGCGTCTCGATGCCCTTCCTCTCCCGCTCTCCGCGTCCTCCACCTCTCCCGGGCCTAACGCTGGCACAAGAG